A genomic window from Cyprinus carpio isolate SPL01 chromosome A2, ASM1834038v1, whole genome shotgun sequence includes:
- the LOC109057324 gene encoding C-type mannose receptor 2-like has protein sequence MEGSLFVLLLLSGLLWSSSALSRPYHYINVRMSWPETQSYCRERFTDLATVDSMDDVNRLVNIVDAGYSGSVWIGLKRRTQKRWVWSNGENTTSQYYNWASGQPNWDGDCVATYAGVWHDMSCSYKRYFVCYENSRYIFVKTAKIWTDAQSYCRQNYTDLPTIHNSEQNNQINQILLSGYYIWIGLFLDSWEWSDKWSLFFRHWAAGQPSQSSGSGDCVGMSTADSGKWAQYSCDLQQPFICYGDAKFIKKQIIRLKLSCYGKCTLNDPSLQMAILNEISEKLKSMGLESESKISWRKKDEEVFHLESNRTANSNNKCNKQ, from the exons ATGGAAGGGAGTCTGTTTGTGCTGCTTCTGCTGTCAG GGCTCCTCTGGAGCAGTTCTGCTCTTTCTCGTCCGTACCACTATATAAATGTGAGAATGTCGTGGCCAGAGACTCAGAGTTACTGCAGAGAGAGATTCACTGATCTGGCTACTGTAGACAGCATGGATGATGTGAACAGGCTGGTGAATATAGTGGATGCTGGATACAGTGGATCAGTGTGGATTGGACTGAAGAGGAGGACACAGAAACGCTGGGTTTGGTCTAATGGTGAAAACACAACTTCTCAGTACTATAACTGGGCTTCAGGACAGCCAAATTGGGATGGAGATTGTGTAGCTACTTATGCCGGTGTTTGGCATGATATGTCATGTAGCTATAAGCGATATTTTGTGTGCTACG AAAATTCTAGATACATATTTGTAAAGACTGCTAAAATCTGGACTGATGCTCAGAGCTACTGCAGACAGAATTACACAGACCTGCCCACCATCCACAACTCTGAGCAAAATAACCAGATAAATCAGATTCTTTTATCTGGATATTACATCTGGATTGGTCTGTTTCTGGACTCTTGGGAATGGTCTGACAAATGGAGTCTCTTCTTCAGACACTGGGCAGCAGGTCAACCATCCCAGAGTTCAGGATCTGGTGACTGTGTTGGCATGTCAACAGCTGATTCTGGGAAATGGGCTCAATACAGCTGTGATCTACAGCAGCCTTTTATCTGCTATGGAG ATgccaaattcattaaaaaacagatCATCAGACTGAAATTGTCCTGTTATGGAAAATGCACATTGAATGATCCGTCACTACAGATGGCCATTCTGAATGAG ATAAGTGAAAAGCTGAAGAGCATGGGGCTGGAAAGTGAGAGCAAAATAAGCTGGAGAAAGAAAGATGAAGAGGTGTTTCATCTGGAGAGCAACCGTACAGCCAATTcaaataacaaatgtaataagCAGTAA